In Ruania alkalisoli, the DNA window GCCGGTGATCTCCACGATGTGCCGGCGGCGGTCATCGGGGTGGGGGGAACGGCGCACGTATCCGGAGCGTTCGAGCCCGGCGATGATGCGGCTGGTGGTCTGTTCGGTGACGCCCAGGTGGTCGGCGATCTCGCGCTGGGAGTGACCACCGCCAGCGAGGACGGCCAGCACTGGTAGCGAGGCGTGGCTGAGCGACCACTGGGCAAGGTAGGCGTCCCAGGCGCGCTCGACCCGTCGGGCGGCTGCCGAGAGCAGGCGTCCGGTGGGCCACGCCTCCGGCGGTTCGGCAACGCCGGGCCCCGGTGTGGGCTCGGCGTGGTCAGGTGGGGACGGGTAGGGCACGGTTCCATCCTGGCACGGCCGGGTTGGCCGGCAATCGACCGGCATTTCGCGAGCTCGTGCCGTCAGCGAGGGACGTGGAACTTCCTCACGTTCTGCCGCTTGCGTTGGAGGCGGCACCGTGAGCACAATACTAAGCATGCTGACTAATTCGCGTCGCGGCACCCTGCTTCGCTCTCTTCTCGTCGCATGCGCCCTCCTGGCCTGGCTGGCGGTCGGTGCCTTCGGCGGGATGGCCCAGGGGCAGCTGTCCACCGTGCAGGAGAACGA includes these proteins:
- a CDS encoding MarR family winged helix-turn-helix transcriptional regulator, translated to MPYPSPPDHAEPTPGPGVAEPPEAWPTGRLLSAAARRVERAWDAYLAQWSLSHASLPVLAVLAGGGHSQREIADHLGVTEQTTSRIIAGLERSGYVRRSPHPDDRRRHIVEITGEGYGALTALNVPDAIAGLVTHDLDDAELADLRRLLIRFLG